The sequence CAACGAATTGCACTACGACGATGGCTGCGCGATGCCGCGCAAGCGGCCTCGGGTCCGCGCGTCCTGAAACCTCGAGGTCTGGCGTCGAACATTATCGCAGGAACGAGCGTCATTCCTGGGATTTGCACCAGGGTGCTCACCGAAAGGCGCTCATGAACAGTTCTGATACCGCGCTGTCGGCCGCCAGCCTGAGCAGGGTGACCGACGACATCTGGATCGTGGACGACGCGCCGATCAGCGCGGCCGGCCTGCGTCTGCCCGTTCGTATGACGGTCATTCGGTTGTCGAACGGGGATCTCGTGCTGCACTCGCCGGTGAGGTATTCGCCGGCTCTGCGCGATCAACTCGAACGGTTGGGCCCGATCAAATATCTGCTCGCGCCCAATGTCGCGCATTGGATATTTCTGCTTGCATGGCAGAGACAATTTCCGCAAGCGTCGACCTTCGCGGCGCGGGGACTGTCGGCGCGAAAGCAGGTGCGGGAGGCCGGCCTTCGCATCGACCGCGAACTGGGCGACATCACACCAGGCGAATGGGCTGCCGAGCTCGAGACCGTCTCCGTCAACGCGCCACTGTTCTCGGAGGTGGCGATATTCGACAAGCGAAGCCGCACATTGATCCTGACGGATCTCGTGCAAAATCTTGATCCAAATCATCTCCCCCTGTCAGATCAGGCCGCGGCAAGCCTGCTTGGCAACGCCAGGCCGGACGGCAAGGCGCCAGTTTATCTTCGTCTCCTGTTGCGCCTTGGCGGCCGTTCGGTGCAAGCGGCGGCGGAGCGGCTGGCGAGCTTGGCGCCTGAGCGGGTCATTTTCGCGCATGGCGACTGGTTTGTATCTGGAGGAACCGAGCGGCTCCGCCGCTCGCTGCGATGGCTTCTCCCCGCCGGCGCTTCGCAAGCGACGTCGCGGTCGTTGGGAGGCACACGCGTCGTCATAACGGGAGCATCGAGCGGAATCGGTCGCGCCGCAGCGCTAGCGTTTGCTCGAGAAGGCGCGAGCGTAGCTCTCGCCGCGCGGCGCGGCGAGATCCTGACCAGCCTTGCGGCGGAGTGTGATGCGCTAGGAGGCCGAGCCCTGGCGGTCCCGACCGATGTCACCGATGCTGAGGCGGTGCAGCGACTGGCCAGGGAGGCGGAAGATGCGTTCGGCGGCATTGATGTCTGGATCAACAATGCCGGCACGGGTGTGTTCGGCGCCTTCCAGGACGCCGAC is a genomic window of Bradyrhizobium sp. CCGB12 containing:
- a CDS encoding SDR family oxidoreductase, which translates into the protein MNSSDTALSAASLSRVTDDIWIVDDAPISAAGLRLPVRMTVIRLSNGDLVLHSPVRYSPALRDQLERLGPIKYLLAPNVAHWIFLLAWQRQFPQASTFAARGLSARKQVREAGLRIDRELGDITPGEWAAELETVSVNAPLFSEVAIFDKRSRTLILTDLVQNLDPNHLPLSDQAAASLLGNARPDGKAPVYLRLLLRLGGRSVQAAAERLASLAPERVIFAHGDWFVSGGTERLRRSLRWLLPAGASQATSRSLGGTRVVITGASSGIGRAAALAFAREGASVALAARRGEILTSLAAECDALGGRALAVPTDVTDAEAVQRLAREAEDAFGGIDVWINNAGTGVFGAFQDADLALHRRTVEVNLLGTMHGAFAVLPIFLRQKRGILINNISLGGWAPTPFAAAYTASKFGLRGFTASLRQELGAYPDIRICGVFPAIVDTPGFVHGANVSGKRLDPGPLLYQSEDVAQTFLSLVRAPRDEVAVGWPARAGQFAYAVAPKLTEEVLGWAFRFLLSRARRAPISEGSVIEASSPGKSVDGGWLARKQLPPAGVISKGFALLGAAALVAFVASAVAAPRRPRIRARRRRP